CGTGAGCTGCGTCGCGCCGGCGGCTCGCTGGTGGAGGACACGATCGCGACGATGACGCTGCTGGAGGACGACGGGATCTTGCGCTGGCAGCCGGGACTGGGCTTCCGCCCGCCGTCGTCGGGGCGGCGAGGCCGCCGTCGGTTCCGCGCTCGCGGCAGCGTGGTCAAGCAGCTGAAGTTCCGCACGCTTGAGAAGTCGCAAGTAGGCGAGGCTCTGGCGAATCTCGACAAGAAACTCACGCCCGAACGCGGCCTCCGACGCTGGAACTCGCTCAGCTCAAAGCGCTCGATAACTCGCCCGCCGCAGAAGGGCAAGGTGCTTCTCTTCGTTCACGGCACCTTCAGTCACAGCGACAGCCTGTTCCAGGGGCTCGAAGCGAACCCAGAAGGCAAGGCCTTCTTCCAGCGCGCGAAGGCAAAGTACGGCGGGCAGATCCTCAGCTTCGACCACCCGACTCTCTCGGTGAACCCATTCCTCAACTCGGTCGAGCTGGAACGCCTGTTCGAGGGATCCGAAGCAACGGTGGACGTGATCTGCCACAGCCGCGGCGGGCTCGTCACGCGCTGGTGGGCGGAGGAACTCTGCAAGAGACCCGAGACCCTGGGCAAGCTCGTCCTCGTCGGCTCGCCGCTCGCGGGCACCAGCCTAGCTGCGGCGCCGAGGCTTCGGGCGTCACTCGACTACCTGACGAACGTCGGTAATGTGCTCGAGAGCGGTGCCGGGATGGCGGCGACCGCCTTCCCTCTTCTAGCGGCAGTGACCGGAATCCTGCGTGTGGTTGCGACCGCTACGAAGATCGTCAGCAAGACGCCTATGCTCGACGCGGCGATTGCCATGATCCCGGGCCTCTCGGCTCAAGCCCGCACCGGAGACAACCCTTCGATCGACAAGCTGCGGAGTGGTATCTCGGCCGCCTCCGCTCCGGAGTACTACGTCATCCGAGCTGACTTCGAGCCGCCGCCGGTCGGTTGGAAGTTCTGGCGTGCATTCCAGAATCCGGGCGATCGCATCAAGAACTTTGGCGCAGACCTGGTCTTCGATGAAGCGAACGACTTAGTAGTGAACACCGCCTCGATGGACGAGCTCTCCGACGATCTCCGGATCACCCGGAAGAGCCGCGTCCGCGACTTCGGAACCACGAGCAGGATCCACCACACGAACTACTTCGAGCAGGCAGAGACCACGCAGTCCTTCACCCGCTGGCTCGACTTATAGGCGTCCCGCCGACGGTCTGCACTGGAAAACGCCTTCGTCCCGGACTCGCGCAGCTGGCGACTCCAACGCGTCAGCAGGTTCGGATTGACTCCAAGCTCGCGACCCACCTGGGCCCGGGTCGTCGACATGGATGATCCTGATGCCGAGAGATGGTGCGATGCATCTCTTGGGCTCGATGTAGTTAGCGAACTTCTCCGGCGCATT
The bacterium genome window above contains:
- a CDS encoding alpha/beta hydrolase — protein: MASEADALEFADLSRRLDDAIEGLDIYRADQTIPTAEGEAPPARIRELRRAGGSLVEDTIATMTLLEDDGILRWQPGLGFRPPSSGRRGRRRFRARGSVVKQLKFRTLEKSQVGEALANLDKKLTPERGLRRWNSLSSKRSITRPPQKGKVLLFVHGTFSHSDSLFQGLEANPEGKAFFQRAKAKYGGQILSFDHPTLSVNPFLNSVELERLFEGSEATVDVICHSRGGLVTRWWAEELCKRPETLGKLVLVGSPLAGTSLAAAPRLRASLDYLTNVGNVLESGAGMAATAFPLLAAVTGILRVVATATKIVSKTPMLDAAIAMIPGLSAQARTGDNPSIDKLRSGISAASAPEYYVIRADFEPPPVGWKFWRAFQNPGDRIKNFGADLVFDEANDLVVNTASMDELSDDLRITRKSRVRDFGTTSRIHHTNYFEQAETTQSFTRWLDL